One genomic region from Conexibacter woesei DSM 14684 encodes:
- a CDS encoding amidohydrolase family protein, giving the protein MSPLDPDAGLPARDPALLIRDAFVCTADAEERVHPAGSLLVVGDRIAAVGDTATVDAAVARLDAHVRDGLRTLDGRGMMALPGFVNAHWHEGFALRLAPGVGSTRAPHDHADPVGAFARGGDVRRLSVAFDDRYDIAAALDPDEAEAIARYSLWTQLRSGTTTFGDVGSTNRPEAIVAATRALGLRGAVSVWGSDAACPPGERRHRRTRDADAVLSRIEALLHVCAADTSGRLRAMPSVVYPPNMTDALGAGIAELVARFDTPFATHIGALRHEAEVVREAYGASSIRRFADLGLLNERLLAVHCAFADDDERLLLLDAGVHVNHAPAKYGTTGESTLSETGLIAALREAGLDVSLSTDGEGLPLGGMTEAMTQAWLAHNEQAADNTLVRPTDALAMATRIAARGLRWQDEIGSLEAGKQADVVLVRVDDWRYLLRARPLEGFLLLGGSTDVDTVLVAGRILLADGRATFLDEEELRDRYVAAVTAFATRRFGWHHERTRGAA; this is encoded by the coding sequence ATGAGCCCGCTCGACCCCGACGCCGGCCTGCCGGCGCGCGACCCCGCCCTGCTGATCCGCGACGCGTTCGTCTGCACCGCGGACGCCGAGGAGCGCGTCCACCCGGCCGGCTCGCTGCTTGTCGTCGGCGACCGGATCGCCGCCGTCGGCGACACGGCGACGGTCGACGCGGCGGTCGCGCGCCTCGACGCGCACGTGCGCGACGGGCTTCGTACGCTCGACGGCCGCGGCATGATGGCGCTGCCCGGCTTCGTCAACGCGCACTGGCACGAGGGCTTCGCGCTGCGGCTCGCGCCCGGCGTCGGCAGCACGCGCGCGCCGCACGACCACGCCGACCCGGTCGGCGCGTTCGCGCGCGGCGGCGACGTGCGGCGGCTGTCGGTCGCGTTCGACGACCGCTACGACATCGCCGCCGCGCTCGACCCCGACGAGGCCGAGGCGATCGCGCGCTACTCGCTGTGGACGCAGCTGCGCAGCGGCACGACGACGTTCGGCGACGTCGGCTCGACCAACCGCCCGGAGGCGATCGTCGCGGCGACGCGCGCGCTCGGGCTGCGCGGCGCGGTCAGCGTCTGGGGCAGCGACGCGGCCTGCCCGCCGGGCGAGCGGCGGCACCGCCGCACGCGCGACGCCGACGCCGTCCTGAGCCGGATCGAGGCGCTGCTGCACGTCTGCGCGGCGGACACGAGCGGGCGGCTGCGGGCGATGCCGTCGGTCGTCTACCCGCCGAACATGACCGACGCGCTCGGCGCCGGCATCGCCGAGCTGGTCGCCCGCTTCGACACGCCGTTCGCGACGCACATCGGCGCGCTGCGCCACGAGGCGGAGGTCGTGCGCGAGGCGTACGGCGCCAGCTCGATCCGCCGCTTCGCCGACCTCGGGCTGCTGAACGAGCGGCTGCTCGCGGTCCACTGCGCCTTCGCCGACGACGACGAGCGCCTGCTGCTGCTCGACGCCGGCGTGCACGTCAACCATGCGCCGGCGAAGTACGGCACGACCGGCGAGTCGACGCTGAGCGAGACCGGGCTGATCGCCGCGCTGCGCGAGGCCGGGCTCGACGTCTCGCTGTCGACCGACGGCGAGGGGCTGCCGCTCGGAGGGATGACGGAGGCGATGACGCAGGCGTGGCTGGCGCACAACGAGCAGGCGGCCGACAACACGCTCGTGCGGCCGACCGACGCGCTCGCGATGGCGACACGGATCGCCGCCCGCGGGCTGCGCTGGCAGGACGAGATCGGCAGTCTGGAGGCCGGCAAGCAGGCCGACGTCGTGCTCGTGCGCGTCGACGACTGGCGCTACCTGCTGCGCGCCCGGCCGCTGGAGGGCTTCCTGCTGCTCGGCGGATCGACCGACGTCGACACCGTGCTCGTCGCGGGGCGGATCCTGCTCGCCGACGGGCGCGCGACGTTCCTCGACGAGGAGGAGCTGCGCGACCGCTACGTCGCCGCCGTCACCGCGTTCGCGACGCGCCGTTTCGGCTGGCACCACGAACGAACGAGAGGAGCTGCATGA
- a CDS encoding EstA family serine hydrolase: MTDIVQGHCEDRFAHVREAFEEGLRGQALGGGAVSVWLDGEPVVELWGGSPTIAEPTPWREDTLSPIQSATKGLAAICVHVMVDRGTIELDRPVADYWPEFAAAGKAAITVRTLLGGLAALVYADAAPPETLFEHEPMARALEQQAPAWEPGTQGAYHSSTFGPLLDELVRRADGRSVAKVFADEVAAPLGLDAHLGVAAADLDRIAETHMPPNPVMAAIFSGDGRLSRAWRPVPHDPEFFSRDAFKQSGNATGGGYVTASALAQLYGTLATGGGPILSPAAVDTLREQQWAGVCGLTDRPMRMALGLSLDDATHPMGGPNGFGHYGLGGSLGAADPDAGLGFGYTTNSLDGDGRCRALVDAVRGSLR; the protein is encoded by the coding sequence ATGACCGACATCGTGCAAGGGCATTGCGAGGACCGCTTCGCGCACGTGCGCGAAGCGTTCGAGGAGGGGCTGCGCGGGCAGGCGCTCGGCGGGGGAGCGGTGAGCGTGTGGCTCGACGGCGAGCCCGTCGTCGAGCTGTGGGGCGGCTCGCCGACGATCGCCGAGCCGACGCCGTGGCGCGAAGACACGCTGAGCCCGATCCAGTCCGCGACGAAGGGCCTGGCCGCGATCTGCGTCCACGTCATGGTCGACCGCGGCACGATCGAGCTGGACCGCCCGGTCGCCGACTACTGGCCCGAGTTCGCCGCCGCCGGCAAGGCGGCGATCACGGTGCGGACGCTGCTCGGCGGCCTCGCCGCGCTCGTCTACGCCGACGCCGCTCCGCCCGAGACGCTGTTCGAGCACGAGCCGATGGCGCGCGCGCTGGAACAGCAGGCGCCCGCCTGGGAGCCGGGCACCCAGGGCGCCTACCACTCCTCGACGTTCGGCCCGCTGCTCGACGAGCTGGTGCGCAGAGCCGACGGCCGCAGCGTCGCCAAGGTCTTCGCCGACGAGGTCGCCGCGCCGCTCGGGCTGGACGCCCACCTCGGCGTCGCCGCCGCGGACCTCGACCGGATCGCGGAGACCCACATGCCGCCGAACCCGGTGATGGCGGCGATCTTCTCCGGCGACGGCAGGCTGTCGCGTGCCTGGAGGCCGGTTCCGCACGACCCGGAGTTCTTCAGCCGCGACGCGTTCAAGCAGAGCGGCAACGCCACCGGCGGCGGCTACGTCACGGCCAGCGCGCTCGCGCAGCTGTACGGCACGCTCGCGACCGGCGGCGGGCCGATCCTGAGCCCGGCCGCGGTCGACACGCTGCGCGAGCAGCAGTGGGCGGGCGTCTGCGGCCTCACCGACCGGCCGATGCGGATGGCGCTCGGACTCTCGCTGGACGACGCGACGCACCCGATGGGCGGCCCGAACGGGTTCGGCCACTACGGCCTCGGCGGCTCCCTCGGCGCGGCCGACCCGGACGCCGGGCTCGGCTTCGGGTACACGACCAACTCGCTCGACGGCGACGGCCGCTGCCGGGCGCTGGTCGATGCGGTGCGCGGCTCGCTGCGGTGA
- a CDS encoding MFS transporter yields MSDVAGPARSRVDRRAMGWLSVGHGCTDLCQGAVPALLPALIAQRGLDLASATALVLFATIGSSIVQPLFGIWSDRLSAPLLAPLGVAIGGLGLGAVGLCDSYAELAVAVTVSGLGVALFHPEGARLAGLAGGGSARGMGYFSVGGNVGFAVGPLAVLLVVGVLGLRASPLLALPGLVAAGLLLARMRDLRRLAASTGRSALHPRPHGAAPALASAPALASPLASAAAPAPAEWGPFTRLAGAAVVRTGAFFTLQALVPIYLIDRLHAGDGAASVALTLMLGAGALGTLLGSRCADRWGWRLVLVGAMVPLTLLLALLPLAGLAGCFVLLFAIGVFGDAPFATTVVLGQSYLPGRSGLASGVTLGLAIGLGGALATALAVLADATSVTTVLLTLPAFSIVAALLALSLPRPSRAAAAVT; encoded by the coding sequence GTGAGCGACGTCGCGGGACCTGCGCGGTCGCGCGTCGACCGGCGCGCGATGGGCTGGCTGTCGGTCGGGCACGGCTGCACCGACCTCTGCCAGGGCGCGGTCCCGGCGCTGCTACCGGCGTTGATCGCGCAGCGCGGGCTCGACCTCGCATCGGCGACGGCGCTCGTCCTGTTCGCGACGATCGGCTCGTCGATCGTCCAGCCGCTGTTCGGGATCTGGTCCGATCGCCTGTCGGCGCCGCTGCTGGCGCCGCTGGGGGTCGCGATCGGCGGGCTGGGGCTCGGCGCTGTCGGGCTGTGCGACTCCTACGCCGAGCTGGCGGTCGCGGTGACCGTCAGCGGCCTCGGCGTCGCGCTGTTCCATCCCGAGGGCGCGCGCCTGGCGGGCCTCGCCGGCGGCGGGAGCGCACGCGGGATGGGCTACTTCTCGGTCGGCGGGAACGTCGGCTTCGCGGTCGGTCCGCTCGCGGTGCTGCTCGTCGTCGGCGTGCTCGGCCTGCGCGCCTCGCCGCTGCTGGCGCTGCCGGGGCTGGTCGCGGCGGGACTGCTGCTCGCGCGGATGCGGGACCTGCGGAGGTTGGCGGCGTCGACTGGGCGGTCGGCGCTGCACCCGCGCCCGCACGGCGCGGCGCCCGCGCTCGCGTCTGCGCCCGCGCTCGCGTCCCCGCTCGCATCCGCTGCCGCGCCCGCGCCCGCGGAGTGGGGCCCGTTCACGCGGCTCGCCGGGGCGGCGGTGGTCCGCACAGGCGCCTTCTTCACGCTGCAGGCGCTCGTCCCGATCTACCTGATCGACCGGCTCCATGCGGGCGACGGCGCCGCGAGCGTGGCGCTGACGCTGATGCTCGGCGCCGGCGCGCTCGGCACGCTGCTCGGCAGCCGCTGCGCGGACCGCTGGGGATGGCGGCTGGTGCTGGTCGGCGCGATGGTGCCGCTGACGCTGCTGCTCGCGCTGCTCCCGCTCGCCGGGCTCGCCGGCTGCTTTGTGCTGCTGTTCGCGATCGGCGTCTTCGGCGACGCGCCGTTCGCGACGACGGTCGTGCTCGGGCAGTCGTATCTGCCCGGCCGCAGCGGACTGGCCTCGGGCGTCACGCTCGGGCTCGCGATCGGGCTCGGCGGCGCGCTGGCGACCGCGCTCGCCGTGCTCGCCGACGCGACGAGCGTCACGACGGTGCTGTTGACCCTGCCGGCCTTCTCGATCGTCGCCGCGCTGCTGGCGCTGTCGCTGCCGCGGCCGTCACGGGCCGCGGCAGCGGTCACGTGA
- a CDS encoding aminotransferase class I/II-fold pyridoxal phosphate-dependent enzyme, with the protein MSGAGDQREMPYLRSLLEHAELDPGRYNVPAHRGGPRAPRALVDALGERALALDIPPLVWGIDDGPRPTPFEQAQLLAAEAWGAQRTWFLLNGASQANHVASLALAQRGRHVLMQRNVHSSAIDGLTLSGLEPRFVLPEVDEAMGIAHCLLPETLDAALREDADVSGVIVVSPTYYGMAADVEGLVAVAHRHGVPIVVDQAWGAHFAFHDELPLDALAAGADLVISSTHKLLGSLTQSAMLHLGPDSMLDQETVDRAVTMLDSTSPNALLGASLDAARQRAAVDGRELIGATLRALERIRADVQALPGVDVLDERLVGRMGIAAIDPFRMAIDVSGTGRSGIELQPLLRTTRGVFVELASAHALVAIFSIGDEEGDGERLVAALRDALEASEGAPATRALLAPRYGPLAISPRATFLARHEHVPLEQASGRICAESLAVYPPGIPNVLAGEELTPAIVAFLAASVASGSMVRGASDRSLRTLRVVVTDDDTRAE; encoded by the coding sequence ATGAGCGGCGCCGGCGACCAGCGCGAGATGCCGTACCTGCGCTCCCTGCTCGAACACGCCGAGCTGGATCCGGGGCGCTACAACGTGCCGGCGCACCGCGGTGGGCCGCGAGCGCCGCGCGCGCTCGTGGACGCGCTCGGGGAACGGGCGCTGGCACTCGACATCCCGCCGCTCGTGTGGGGGATCGACGACGGCCCGCGGCCGACGCCGTTCGAGCAGGCGCAGCTGCTGGCGGCGGAGGCGTGGGGCGCGCAGCGGACGTGGTTCCTGCTCAACGGCGCCTCGCAGGCCAACCACGTCGCGTCGCTGGCGCTCGCGCAGCGCGGCAGGCACGTGCTGATGCAGCGCAACGTGCACTCGAGCGCGATCGACGGGCTGACGCTGTCCGGGCTCGAGCCGCGCTTCGTGCTGCCGGAGGTCGACGAGGCGATGGGCATCGCCCACTGCCTGCTGCCGGAGACGCTCGACGCGGCGCTGCGCGAGGACGCGGACGTCAGCGGCGTGATCGTCGTCTCGCCGACCTACTACGGGATGGCGGCGGACGTCGAGGGGCTGGTGGCGGTCGCCCACCGCCACGGCGTGCCGATCGTGGTCGACCAGGCGTGGGGCGCGCACTTCGCCTTCCACGACGAGCTGCCGCTGGACGCGCTTGCCGCCGGCGCCGACCTCGTCATCTCCAGCACACACAAGCTGCTCGGGAGCCTGACGCAGTCGGCGATGCTGCACCTCGGGCCGGACTCGATGCTCGATCAGGAGACCGTCGACCGCGCGGTGACGATGCTCGACTCGACGAGCCCGAACGCATTGCTGGGCGCGTCGCTCGACGCTGCGCGCCAACGCGCGGCGGTCGACGGGCGCGAGCTGATCGGCGCGACGCTGCGGGCGCTGGAGCGGATCCGCGCGGACGTCCAGGCGCTCCCCGGCGTCGACGTGCTCGACGAGCGCCTCGTCGGACGGATGGGGATCGCGGCGATCGACCCCTTCCGCATGGCGATCGACGTCAGCGGGACCGGGCGCAGCGGGATCGAGCTGCAGCCGCTGCTGCGCACGACCCGTGGCGTGTTCGTCGAGCTGGCGTCCGCGCACGCGCTCGTCGCGATCTTCAGCATCGGCGACGAGGAGGGCGACGGCGAGCGGCTCGTCGCGGCGCTGCGCGACGCGCTGGAGGCGAGCGAGGGCGCGCCGGCGACCAGGGCGCTGCTGGCGCCGCGGTACGGCCCGCTCGCGATCTCGCCGCGCGCGACGTTCCTCGCACGCCACGAGCACGTCCCGTTGGAGCAGGCGAGCGGCCGCATCTGCGCCGAGTCGCTGGCCGTCTACCCTCCCGGCATCCCGAACGTGCTCGCGGGCGAGGAGCTCACCCCCGCGATCGTCGCGTTCCTCGCCGCCTCCGTCGCGAGCGGCAGCATGGTGCGCGGCGCCAGCGACCGCAGCCTGCGGACGCTGCGCGTCGTCGTCACCGACGACGACACGCGCGCGGAGTGA
- a CDS encoding M20/M25/M40 family metallo-hydrolase: MTAADRTTVADLTPRALAVLDAGAIERDLCRLVRVPSPTGDERAALELLGELCTERGIDATLHEHDVAALRLADGYPGEEAGRSELLGLTADVAGHGGARLCLAGHLDVVDPGAAEWTHGPWSGAVVDGAVHGRGAVDMKGGVVAALHAIGAVRDAAGADGPPCDLTLLGLSSEEDGGLGAFAQLARDDRFDGCVIPEPTDFRVIAAHGGALTFTGEVGGVSAHAAFRLAGVSAIDRYLPIHGALAELEQRLNRDVSDPLMAQLELPYPLSVGRVQAGRWSSQVPDRLEFEGRVGVPVGSGAAEVRKLVESTVQAAAGDGPPVRLRWTGGQFGAGATPVEHPLTQLVARSLGAETSPQATAAPIAGISYGADMRLFTERGIPCVLAGPGPSRLAHAVDEHVLVADVLRTARMLVRTIAGFGAVAR; this comes from the coding sequence ATGACCGCAGCAGACCGGACCACCGTCGCCGACCTGACGCCGCGCGCGCTCGCCGTGCTCGACGCGGGCGCGATCGAGCGCGACCTCTGCCGGCTCGTGCGTGTGCCGTCGCCGACCGGCGACGAGCGCGCGGCGCTGGAGCTGCTCGGCGAGCTGTGCACCGAGCGCGGGATCGACGCGACGCTGCACGAGCACGACGTCGCGGCGCTGCGGCTCGCCGACGGCTACCCGGGCGAGGAGGCCGGCCGCAGCGAGCTGCTCGGCCTGACGGCGGACGTCGCCGGCCACGGCGGCGCGCGCCTGTGCCTCGCCGGCCATCTCGACGTCGTCGACCCTGGCGCCGCCGAGTGGACGCACGGGCCGTGGAGCGGCGCCGTCGTCGACGGCGCGGTGCACGGCCGCGGCGCCGTCGACATGAAGGGCGGCGTCGTGGCGGCGCTGCACGCGATCGGCGCGGTGCGCGACGCGGCGGGAGCGGACGGGCCGCCGTGCGACCTGACGCTGCTCGGCCTCTCCTCCGAGGAGGACGGCGGCCTCGGCGCGTTCGCGCAGCTGGCGCGCGACGACCGCTTCGACGGCTGCGTGATCCCCGAGCCGACCGACTTCCGGGTGATCGCCGCCCACGGCGGGGCGCTGACGTTCACGGGCGAGGTCGGCGGCGTCTCGGCGCACGCCGCGTTCCGGCTCGCCGGCGTCTCGGCGATCGATCGCTACCTGCCGATCCACGGCGCGCTCGCCGAGCTGGAGCAGCGGCTCAACCGCGACGTCTCCGACCCGCTGATGGCGCAGCTGGAGCTGCCCTATCCGCTCTCGGTCGGCCGCGTCCAGGCAGGAAGGTGGTCGAGCCAGGTGCCCGACCGGCTGGAGTTCGAGGGCCGCGTCGGCGTGCCGGTCGGCAGCGGCGCTGCGGAGGTCCGGAAGCTGGTCGAGTCGACCGTGCAGGCGGCGGCCGGCGACGGCCCGCCGGTGCGGCTGCGCTGGACCGGCGGGCAGTTCGGCGCCGGCGCGACGCCGGTCGAGCATCCGCTGACGCAGCTCGTCGCCCGCTCGCTCGGGGCCGAGACGAGCCCGCAGGCCACCGCGGCGCCGATCGCCGGCATCAGCTACGGCGCGGACATGCGCCTCTTCACCGAGCGCGGCATCCCGTGCGTGCTGGCCGGCCCCGGCCCGTCGCGCCTGGCGCACGCCGTCGACGAGCACGTGCTCGTCGCCGACGTGCTGCGGACCGCGCGGATGCTCGTGCGGACGATCGCGGGCTTCGGCGCGGTGGCACGATGA
- a CDS encoding MOSC domain-containing protein, whose translation MTNAHVRTVCVGRPRTVTWKGSDVATGIFKAPVDGRVAVRQLNLDGDGQADLVAHGGPDKAVYAYPAEHYPFWSRTLGRELEAGSFGENLLVGGLLEDELAIGDVLRFGDCVLQVTEPRVSCYKLALRLDRADMPALLMEERRTGFYLRVIEEGSVAAGDAIELLRRDPSRLTVAELVRLRLDTGPEELEAVERALEHAPLSEEWRSHLEKVARRLAEPQRPAPVSVPPRAVRLAERVAVTDDVLALTWEAADDAPLTPFQGGQFVTLEVPLDDGRAHRSYSLVGAAGDAAYRVMVKRDAGPGSQALHDRVRVGDVLSCSAPNGVFTLPPGEEPLAFVAGGIGVTPFRGMLATLERTGAGRPVWLFASARSAADEIDGAWLRGLAQRLPSFAYVPRVTSRDGRLTAEQLVAAVPPETRFMICGPQQMVERLPIALAEAGVAPERIAVESFVSAARMADAVTVPEGGLYVSFARSARFCLWTDPTLTLLELAEANRVRIPSSCRVGTCGTCATRVLDGEVQQLGDATAPHADDECLPCIAVPRTKVTLDV comes from the coding sequence ATGACGAACGCCCACGTCCGCACCGTCTGCGTCGGCCGCCCGCGCACCGTGACGTGGAAGGGCAGCGACGTCGCGACAGGCATCTTCAAGGCGCCGGTCGACGGCCGCGTCGCTGTCCGGCAGCTCAACCTCGACGGCGACGGCCAGGCCGACCTCGTCGCCCACGGCGGGCCCGACAAGGCCGTCTACGCCTACCCGGCCGAGCACTACCCGTTCTGGTCGCGGACGCTCGGCCGTGAGCTGGAGGCCGGCAGCTTCGGCGAGAACCTGCTCGTCGGCGGGCTGCTCGAAGACGAGCTGGCGATCGGCGACGTGCTGCGCTTCGGCGACTGCGTGCTGCAGGTGACCGAGCCGCGCGTCAGCTGCTACAAGCTCGCGCTGCGGCTCGACCGCGCCGACATGCCCGCGCTGCTGATGGAGGAGCGCCGCACCGGCTTCTACCTGCGCGTGATCGAGGAGGGCTCAGTCGCAGCCGGCGACGCGATCGAGCTGCTGCGGCGCGACCCGAGCCGGCTCACCGTCGCCGAGCTGGTCCGCCTGCGGCTCGACACCGGCCCCGAGGAGCTGGAGGCAGTCGAGCGCGCGCTGGAGCATGCGCCGCTGAGCGAGGAGTGGCGCAGCCACCTGGAGAAGGTCGCGCGCCGGCTCGCCGAGCCGCAGCGCCCTGCGCCCGTCAGCGTGCCGCCCCGCGCCGTGCGGCTCGCCGAGCGGGTCGCGGTCACCGACGACGTCCTCGCGCTGACGTGGGAGGCGGCCGACGACGCGCCGCTGACCCCCTTCCAGGGCGGCCAGTTCGTGACGCTGGAGGTCCCGCTCGACGACGGCCGCGCCCACCGCTCCTACTCGCTCGTCGGCGCCGCCGGCGACGCCGCCTACCGCGTGATGGTGAAGCGCGACGCGGGTCCCGGCTCCCAAGCGCTGCACGACCGCGTCCGCGTCGGCGACGTGCTGAGCTGCAGCGCGCCCAACGGCGTCTTCACGCTGCCGCCCGGCGAGGAGCCGCTGGCGTTCGTCGCCGGCGGGATCGGGGTGACGCCGTTCCGCGGGATGCTCGCGACGCTCGAACGCACGGGCGCCGGTCGGCCGGTGTGGCTGTTCGCCAGCGCGCGCAGCGCCGCGGACGAGATCGACGGCGCCTGGCTGCGCGGTCTGGCACAGCGGCTGCCGTCGTTTGCGTACGTGCCGCGGGTGACGAGTCGCGACGGCCGGCTGACGGCCGAGCAGCTCGTCGCCGCGGTCCCGCCGGAGACGCGCTTCATGATCTGCGGGCCGCAGCAGATGGTCGAGCGGCTGCCCATCGCGCTCGCCGAGGCGGGCGTCGCGCCGGAGCGGATCGCGGTCGAGTCGTTCGTCTCGGCCGCGCGCATGGCCGACGCGGTGACGGTGCCCGAAGGCGGGCTGTACGTCTCGTTCGCGCGCTCCGCGCGCTTCTGCCTCTGGACCGATCCGACGCTGACGCTGCTGGAGCTGGCAGAGGCCAACCGCGTCCGGATCCCATCGAGCTGCCGGGTCGGGACGTGCGGCACGTGCGCGACGCGCGTGCTCGACGGCGAGGTCCAGCAGCTCGGCGACGCGACCGCCCCGCACGCCGACGACGAATGCCTTCCCTGCATCGCTGTCCCCCGAACGAAAGTGACGCTCGACGTATGA
- a CDS encoding cobalamin-independent methionine synthase II family protein: MKTSDDRILTTHVGSLPRSQALLDLLVRVEQGEDVDRDVFRAQVAADLDHVVTRQLAAGVDVGGDGEMPRIGFSQYVKDRMTGFGGVGDRGTTTDIDKFPGYAKLKRLSSDSDPESSTRYGVPMAQARVAYDPELAVAREELELFAAALGRADSAFEETFVTAVSPGLVSTTLLLDPANPAYADDRDYLADLSRELKREYDFVAAQGHVLQIDCPDLAYERNVLYRDRPWSDFVERIGWHIDALNDALADIPREQVRMHVCWGNWDGPHIDDIDLEPLLETVYRANVGAISLAGANPRHQHEYKLFATHPLPAGTVLIPGVIDVTYNYLEHPEVVADRICRFADAVGDPTRVIASTDCGFSTFAGYTMVAEDVAWKKLEILAEGAQIASKRLFGA, encoded by the coding sequence ATGAAGACGAGCGACGACCGCATCCTCACGACGCACGTCGGCAGCCTGCCGCGCAGCCAGGCGCTGCTCGACCTGCTCGTGCGCGTGGAGCAGGGCGAGGACGTCGACCGCGACGTCTTCCGCGCGCAGGTCGCCGCAGACCTCGACCACGTCGTCACGCGCCAGCTGGCCGCGGGGGTCGACGTCGGCGGTGACGGCGAGATGCCGCGGATCGGCTTCTCGCAGTACGTCAAGGACCGCATGACCGGCTTCGGCGGCGTCGGCGACCGCGGCACGACGACCGACATCGACAAGTTCCCCGGCTACGCGAAGCTGAAGCGGCTCTCCTCCGACAGCGACCCGGAGTCGAGCACGCGCTACGGCGTGCCGATGGCGCAGGCCCGCGTCGCCTACGACCCCGAGCTGGCCGTCGCCAGGGAGGAGCTGGAGCTGTTCGCCGCGGCGCTCGGGCGCGCAGACAGTGCCTTCGAGGAGACGTTCGTGACCGCCGTCTCCCCCGGTCTCGTCTCGACGACGCTGCTGCTCGACCCCGCCAACCCCGCCTACGCCGACGACCGCGACTACCTCGCCGATCTCTCGCGCGAGCTCAAGCGCGAGTACGACTTCGTCGCCGCGCAGGGTCACGTGCTGCAGATCGACTGCCCCGACCTCGCCTACGAGCGCAACGTGCTCTACCGCGACCGCCCGTGGAGCGACTTCGTCGAGCGGATCGGGTGGCACATCGACGCGCTCAACGACGCACTCGCCGACATCCCCCGCGAGCAGGTGCGGATGCACGTCTGCTGGGGCAACTGGGACGGGCCGCACATCGACGACATCGACCTCGAACCGCTGCTGGAGACCGTCTACCGCGCGAACGTCGGCGCGATCTCGCTCGCGGGCGCAAACCCGAGACACCAGCACGAGTACAAGCTGTTCGCGACGCATCCGCTCCCCGCGGGCACGGTCCTGATCCCGGGCGTGATCGACGTCACCTACAACTACCTCGAACACCCCGAGGTCGTCGCCGACCGCATCTGCCGCTTCGCCGACGCCGTCGGCGACCCGACGCGCGTGATCGCCAGCACCGACTGCGGCTTCAGCACCTTCGCCGGCTACACCATGGTCGCCGAGGACGTCGCCTGGAAGAAGCTCGAGATCCTCGCCGAAGGCGCGCAGATCGCCAGCAAGCGCCTCTTCGGCGCCTGA
- a CDS encoding IclR family transcriptional regulator — MTRFSTVPAPRGESPEPPARPSVRSIARALRVLRIMAAPERSEWSLFELCQAANLPKATVHRLLGTMIEEGFVEHARNPGYYRLGLEAAIVGHASLERRKPEASVDRILTDLVRRVQETVSVGLLSGTSMLSIARTHPSGTRHADVARGAVLPAHVSSGGKMLLASLPPERVAELYRGRHALQRFTPKTIATVPELMRHLAIVRERGYGIDDEEYVTGVRCLTVPIPSAAGPSHYCVGLSAPTARATLTQLRIAVRILDVAAVQLAPYFVNGAAPAPD; from the coding sequence GTGACGCGCTTCTCCACCGTGCCCGCTCCGCGCGGCGAGTCCCCGGAGCCGCCCGCGCGGCCCAGCGTCCGCTCGATCGCCCGCGCGCTGCGCGTGCTGCGGATCATGGCGGCGCCCGAGCGCTCGGAATGGTCGCTGTTCGAGCTGTGCCAGGCGGCGAACCTGCCGAAGGCGACCGTCCACCGCCTGCTCGGGACGATGATCGAGGAGGGCTTCGTCGAGCACGCGCGCAACCCCGGGTACTACCGCCTCGGCCTCGAGGCGGCGATCGTCGGGCATGCGAGCCTCGAACGCCGCAAGCCGGAGGCGTCGGTCGACCGGATCCTCACCGACCTGGTGCGGCGCGTGCAGGAGACCGTCAGCGTCGGCCTGCTGTCCGGCACGAGCATGCTCTCGATCGCGCGCACGCACCCCAGCGGGACGCGCCACGCGGACGTCGCGCGCGGCGCCGTGCTGCCGGCGCACGTCTCCTCGGGCGGCAAGATGCTGCTCGCGTCGCTGCCGCCCGAGCGGGTCGCCGAGCTGTACCGCGGGCGGCATGCGCTGCAGCGCTTCACGCCGAAGACGATCGCCACGGTGCCGGAGCTGATGCGCCATCTCGCGATCGTGCGCGAGCGCGGCTACGGGATCGACGACGAGGAGTACGTGACCGGGGTGCGCTGCCTGACCGTCCCGATCCCGTCCGCCGCGGGACCATCGCACTACTGCGTCGGGCTGTCTGCGCCGACGGCGCGCGCGACGCTCACCCAGCTGCGGATCGCCGTGCGGATCCTCGACGTCGCGGCGGTCCAGCTGGCACCGTACTTCGTGAACGGCGCGGCGCCCGCGCCCGACTGA